One genomic segment of Actinomycetes bacterium includes these proteins:
- a CDS encoding BTAD domain-containing putative transcriptional regulator, translated as MEIWALGTLEVSHDGHSVDVRGPLPRRLLTLLALAPGREVSADRLVDGLWGEAPPAAAAATLQSHVARLRRDLPVPDLVRTGRHGYVLDVAADSVDTHVFEREVALGRKALAEGRADEASTLLTEALRLWRGTPYTEFPDCELLEAEAQRLGALRLDGLESRLAADLRRPGCAPPVAELEALVRWHPKRESFWALLMAALYRTGRQADALASYQRARTTLAEELGVDPGPALQELERLILAQDPSLEISGMSTLLQTGNDGRSYADRVALVERASLLEALTELHDETLAGSGRLVLVHGEAGVGKTALVREWSARAATRPRVLWGACDPLSSPRPLGPLVDVAPSLDPRVGDLLRSSERDGLFEATLAALEDAGPAVLVIEDLHWADMSTLDLVRFLARRVGDTHLLIVATFRDDQLQSADALWVMVGDVAPQPDARRLAVPPLSREAVADLARGSGVDAEALYAETGGNAFFVTEVIASGGEHLPPTVQDAVLARVQRLSPRARLALESAAVIGSRLEPSLIHAMPDVGPESVDECVSAGMLRFDAPTYAFRHELVRQAVLSGITPGRLGALHWQVLDRLRSLPMSPRPYARLAEHAETAGDPQAILEFAIAAGDSAASLGSHREAAYQYGRAMPYTGLLGVDARIDLLSKRAQECQTSDDHDHAIEAWDQSLELLRPAGRDLEVVDALLGLDESYYTIGDNSHGSAFIDEALAVLEGTPPTRQLAMALARRASHHLRASEVPPALPWAERGLAMGEEVGDYEVVARATTNIGLIHFLRGDHSGGLEQMKEGLRIALEHDLEDCASRIFQSVAALTWYDFELAEALALLQEAERYTAERDLHGHLLCVLATEITMKLDLGRWDEAVEEAHDLLYVRNTGRASRIEPLVALALIGARRGDSDDVWRHLDEARDHIAKSRTLGYQATIALARGEVHLLEGDVEAVRTHVLPWYLEALRLQDEEWLPDLALLVWRSGLIDAPPDGLREPELLSMAGQHREAATLWTSYGAPYKAAWALLDSDDEVDLREARARFAQLGAAVLVERCDTKLRSIGARVPRGARASTRANVGGLTDREVEVLDLLNEGLRNADIAARLHLSEKTVGHHVSSILTKLGVSSRLEAVRRARDLAAVG; from the coding sequence ATGGAGATCTGGGCTCTGGGGACGCTCGAGGTCAGCCACGACGGCCACTCGGTCGACGTTCGTGGCCCCCTCCCACGTCGGCTGCTGACCTTGCTGGCACTCGCTCCCGGCCGCGAGGTCAGCGCCGACCGGCTCGTCGACGGGCTGTGGGGCGAGGCCCCCCCAGCGGCAGCCGCGGCCACCCTCCAGTCTCACGTGGCACGGCTTCGCCGTGACCTGCCTGTGCCCGATCTCGTGCGGACCGGCCGGCACGGGTACGTGCTCGACGTCGCCGCGGACAGCGTGGACACGCACGTGTTCGAGCGCGAGGTCGCCCTCGGCCGCAAGGCGCTCGCCGAGGGCCGCGCCGACGAGGCGAGCACCCTGCTGACCGAGGCGCTGCGGCTGTGGCGAGGGACGCCCTACACCGAGTTCCCCGACTGCGAGCTGCTGGAAGCCGAGGCCCAGCGGCTCGGCGCGCTGCGCCTGGACGGCCTGGAGAGTCGCCTCGCGGCCGACCTGCGCAGACCCGGCTGCGCCCCGCCGGTGGCGGAGCTCGAGGCTTTGGTGCGCTGGCATCCCAAGAGGGAGTCGTTCTGGGCGCTGCTCATGGCGGCCCTGTACCGCACCGGGCGCCAGGCGGACGCCCTGGCGTCCTACCAGCGCGCCCGGACGACGCTGGCTGAGGAGCTCGGGGTCGACCCCGGCCCCGCGCTGCAGGAGCTCGAGCGGCTGATCCTCGCGCAGGACCCCTCGCTGGAGATCTCCGGCATGTCGACTCTGTTGCAGACAGGCAACGACGGCCGCTCCTATGCTGACCGGGTGGCGCTCGTGGAGAGGGCCTCGCTTCTCGAGGCACTCACGGAACTGCACGACGAGACGCTCGCCGGATCCGGGCGGCTCGTACTCGTGCACGGCGAGGCCGGCGTCGGGAAGACCGCGCTGGTGCGCGAGTGGAGCGCGCGGGCAGCCACCCGACCGCGAGTGCTCTGGGGCGCGTGTGACCCGCTCTCTTCACCCCGACCGCTCGGTCCGCTCGTCGACGTCGCGCCGTCGCTCGACCCTCGAGTCGGCGACTTGCTGCGCTCCAGCGAGCGCGACGGGCTGTTCGAGGCAACGCTCGCCGCCCTGGAGGACGCCGGCCCGGCCGTGCTGGTGATCGAGGACCTGCACTGGGCCGACATGTCCACCCTGGACCTCGTCCGCTTCCTGGCCCGCCGCGTCGGCGACACCCACCTGTTGATCGTGGCGACCTTCCGCGACGACCAGCTGCAGAGCGCCGACGCGCTATGGGTCATGGTCGGCGATGTCGCTCCGCAGCCCGACGCACGCCGTCTTGCGGTCCCACCGTTGTCGCGGGAGGCGGTCGCCGACCTCGCGAGAGGCTCCGGCGTCGACGCGGAGGCCCTGTACGCCGAGACCGGCGGCAACGCGTTCTTCGTCACTGAGGTGATCGCGTCCGGCGGCGAACACCTGCCCCCGACGGTGCAGGACGCCGTACTCGCCCGGGTGCAGCGGCTGTCGCCGCGCGCCCGGCTGGCCCTGGAGTCGGCGGCGGTCATCGGCTCGCGCCTCGAGCCCTCACTCATCCATGCGATGCCCGACGTCGGTCCCGAGTCCGTGGACGAGTGCGTCAGCGCGGGCATGCTCCGCTTCGATGCGCCGACATACGCGTTCCGGCACGAGCTGGTCCGGCAGGCCGTGCTCTCGGGCATCACACCGGGACGGCTCGGAGCGCTGCACTGGCAGGTGCTCGACCGGCTGCGCTCGCTTCCCATGTCACCCCGCCCCTACGCGCGTCTGGCTGAGCACGCCGAGACGGCCGGCGATCCGCAGGCGATCCTCGAGTTCGCGATCGCGGCCGGCGACTCCGCGGCCAGCCTCGGGTCGCACCGCGAGGCCGCCTACCAGTACGGACGGGCCATGCCCTACACCGGCCTCCTGGGGGTCGACGCACGCATCGACCTGCTGTCCAAGCGGGCGCAGGAGTGCCAGACCTCCGATGACCACGACCACGCGATCGAGGCATGGGACCAGTCGCTCGAGCTGCTGCGCCCTGCGGGCAGGGACCTCGAGGTCGTCGACGCCCTGCTCGGCCTCGACGAGTCGTACTACACCATCGGCGACAACAGCCACGGCAGCGCATTCATCGACGAGGCGCTCGCCGTGCTGGAGGGGACGCCGCCCACCCGGCAGCTGGCGATGGCGCTCGCCCGGCGGGCCTCGCACCATCTGCGCGCATCGGAGGTGCCGCCGGCCCTGCCTTGGGCCGAGCGCGGCCTGGCCATGGGTGAGGAGGTCGGGGACTACGAGGTCGTCGCACGGGCGACGACCAACATCGGTCTCATCCACTTCCTCCGAGGCGACCACAGCGGCGGGCTGGAGCAGATGAAGGAGGGGCTGCGCATCGCCTTGGAGCACGACCTGGAGGACTGCGCCTCCCGGATCTTCCAGAGCGTGGCAGCGCTGACGTGGTACGACTTCGAGCTCGCCGAGGCGCTCGCCCTGCTGCAGGAGGCTGAGCGCTACACCGCCGAACGTGACCTGCACGGCCACCTGCTGTGCGTCCTGGCCACCGAGATCACCATGAAGCTCGACCTCGGCCGCTGGGACGAGGCGGTGGAGGAGGCGCACGACCTGCTGTACGTGCGCAACACCGGGCGGGCGAGCCGGATCGAGCCGCTGGTCGCCCTTGCCCTCATCGGTGCCCGTCGCGGCGACAGCGACGACGTCTGGCGCCACCTGGACGAGGCCCGCGACCACATCGCCAAGTCCCGGACGCTGGGCTACCAGGCGACCATCGCGTTGGCGCGCGGCGAGGTGCACCTGCTCGAGGGGGACGTCGAGGCGGTCCGGACGCATGTCCTCCCTTGGTACCTGGAGGCCCTCCGGCTGCAGGACGAGGAGTGGCTTCCTGACCTGGCGCTGCTCGTGTGGCGGTCGGGCCTGATCGACGCCCCACCTGACGGACTGCGGGAACCGGAGCTGCTGTCGATGGCCGGGCAGCACCGGGAGGCCGCCACCCTGTGGACGTCCTACGGAGCCCCGTACAAGGCAGCCTGGGCCCTGCTCGACAGCGACGACGAGGTCGACCTCCGAGAGGCCCGAGCCCGGTTCGCACAGCTCGGCGCGGCCGTGCTCGTCGAGCGATGCGACACCAAGCTGCGGTCGATCGGCGCACGGGTGCCGCGCGGAGCCCGAGCGAGCACTCGGGCCAACGTCGGTGGCCTCACCGACCGCGAGGTCGAGGTGCTCGACCTGCTCAACGAGGGCCTGCGCAACGCCGACATCGCCGCTCGGCTGCACCTGTCCGAGAAGACCGTTGGCCACCATGTCTCGTCGATCCTCACGAAGCTGGGTGTGTCGTCCCGGCTCGAGGCGGTGCGCCGGGCCCGCGACCTCGCCGCCGTCGGCTGA
- a CDS encoding DUF4242 domain-containing protein: MPRYLVERTFPDGLEIPTTDDGATTCLGVVGNNANVGVTWVHSYVSEDKRKTFCIYDGPDPDAIRRAATSNGLPVDSISPVSVLDPYFYH; the protein is encoded by the coding sequence ATGCCGCGCTACCTGGTCGAGCGTACGTTCCCTGACGGCCTGGAGATCCCGACGACGGACGACGGCGCGACAACGTGCCTCGGTGTCGTCGGCAACAACGCGAACGTTGGGGTGACCTGGGTCCACTCCTACGTCAGTGAGGACAAGCGCAAGACGTTCTGCATCTACGACGGGCCCGACCCCGACGCCATCCGCCGCGCGGCGACCAGCAACGGTCTCCCGGTCGACTCGATCTCGCCGGTCAGTGTGCTCGACCCGTACTTCTACCACTGA
- a CDS encoding alpha/beta fold hydrolase gives SRMVPVSTPSGDFRVWTKRVGTNPDLKVLLLHGGPGATDELYECFDVWFPGAGIEYYYYDQLGSFRSDQPDDPSLWDLGRFVDEVEQVRRALGLDSSNFVLLGQSWGGLLAMEYAVHHREHLKGLVISNMMSSSRLYNA, from the coding sequence TCGCGCATGGTGCCGGTCAGCACGCCGTCGGGTGACTTCCGGGTCTGGACGAAGCGGGTGGGCACCAACCCCGACCTCAAGGTGCTGCTTCTGCACGGGGGTCCTGGGGCGACCGACGAGCTCTACGAGTGCTTCGACGTCTGGTTCCCCGGGGCCGGGATCGAGTACTACTACTACGACCAGCTCGGCTCGTTCCGCAGCGACCAACCGGACGACCCGTCGTTGTGGGACCTCGGCCGGTTCGTCGACGAAGTCGAGCAGGTCCGGCGAGCGCTCGGCCTGGACTCGAGCAACTTCGTGCTGCTCGGGCAGTCCTGGGGCGGCCTGCTGGCCATGGAGTACGCCGTCCACCACCGGGAGCACCTCAAGGGCCTGGTGATCTCCAACATGATGTCGAGCTCGCGCCTCTACAACGCGTAG
- the ftcD gene encoding glutamate formimidoyltransferase, with protein MPLVECVPNFSEGRRPEVIAAIRDAIASVADVTVLDVSSDPSHNRTVVTFVAPSSVAVQAAFNGIAKARELIDLTTHQGEHPRIGATDVCPFIPLEGATMDDCIALARELGQRVGHELGVPVFLYERAATRPDRQNLADVRRGEFELARTEIGTNADRVPDFGPNAVHPTAGATIIGARPFLVAYNVYLGGVENLQVAKDVAKAVRGSSGGFRYVKALGLEVNGQAQVSMNLVDTDQTPLSRVFNFVRSEAEARGVSPTRSELVGLVPEKVLFEAAARHIRLPDFTTDVVLERKVREAQSGESLSGFVASVAGSAPVPGGGSVSALAGQLAAALAQLVAGLTVGRKKYAAVEAEMTTLALEAAALGDRLGALVQKDADAYALVSAAYKRPGDGESAGAREEAIQAALVKAAQVPLETARACHDVARLAATCAAKGNTNTVSDSGVAALLAEAACRGAAYNVRINVASMTDPSLGAALLSEAAALVAATRAAAQGATARVDEAIG; from the coding sequence GTGCCACTCGTCGAGTGTGTCCCCAACTTCTCCGAGGGGCGTCGCCCCGAGGTCATCGCAGCCATTCGAGACGCCATCGCCAGCGTTGCTGACGTCACCGTCCTCGACGTGTCGTCCGACCCGAGCCACAACCGGACCGTCGTCACCTTTGTCGCTCCGTCGTCCGTCGCGGTGCAGGCGGCCTTCAACGGCATCGCCAAGGCGCGTGAGCTGATCGACCTCACCACGCACCAGGGTGAGCATCCGCGGATCGGCGCCACCGACGTGTGTCCGTTCATCCCGCTCGAGGGCGCCACGATGGACGACTGCATCGCGCTGGCCCGGGAGCTGGGCCAGCGGGTCGGCCACGAGCTCGGTGTCCCGGTGTTCCTCTACGAGCGAGCCGCCACCCGCCCGGACCGGCAGAACCTGGCCGACGTCCGCCGTGGCGAGTTCGAGCTGGCGCGCACCGAGATCGGGACCAACGCGGACCGGGTCCCCGACTTCGGCCCCAACGCGGTCCACCCCACGGCCGGCGCGACCATCATCGGCGCTCGGCCGTTCCTGGTCGCGTACAACGTCTATCTTGGCGGCGTCGAGAACCTGCAGGTCGCCAAGGACGTCGCGAAGGCGGTGCGCGGGTCGAGCGGCGGTTTCCGCTATGTCAAGGCGCTCGGGCTCGAGGTCAACGGGCAGGCGCAGGTGTCGATGAACCTGGTGGACACCGACCAGACCCCACTGTCACGCGTCTTCAACTTCGTACGGAGCGAGGCGGAGGCGCGCGGAGTCTCTCCCACCAGGAGCGAGCTGGTCGGCCTGGTGCCGGAAAAGGTGCTCTTCGAGGCGGCGGCCCGGCACATCCGGCTGCCCGACTTCACCACCGACGTGGTCCTCGAGCGCAAGGTTCGCGAGGCGCAGAGCGGCGAGTCGCTGAGCGGCTTCGTCGCGAGTGTCGCGGGCAGCGCACCGGTGCCGGGCGGGGGGAGCGTGAGCGCGCTCGCCGGCCAGCTCGCGGCGGCGCTCGCGCAGTTGGTCGCCGGGTTGACGGTCGGGCGCAAGAAGTACGCCGCAGTCGAGGCGGAGATGACGACGCTGGCGCTCGAGGCGGCTGCCCTGGGCGATCGCCTGGGCGCGCTCGTGCAGAAGGACGCCGACGCCTACGCCTTGGTGAGCGCGGCGTACAAGCGTCCGGGTGACGGCGAGTCCGCTGGTGCGCGAGAGGAAGCGATCCAGGCGGCGCTGGTCAAAGCCGCGCAGGTCCCGCTCGAGACGGCCCGGGCCTGCCACGATGTCGCCCGCCTGGCCGCCACCTGTGCGGCCAAGGGGAACACCAACACCGTGAGCGACTCCGGCGTCGCCGCGCTGCTCGCCGAGGCCGCCTGCCGCGGAGCCGCGTACAACGTACGCATCAACGTCGCATCGATGACGGACCCGTCGCTGGGCGCTGCGCTTCTCAGCGAAGCAGCCGCGCTGGTGGCGGCGACGCGAGCGGCCGCCCAGGGGGCGACCGCCCGCGTGGACGAGGCGATCGGCTGA